Proteins encoded in a region of the Vibrio ponticus genome:
- the hcp gene encoding hydroxylamine reductase — protein MFCIQCEQTIQTPTIKGCSFTQGMCGKTSEVSDLQDVLVYTLQGVSYWAEQARAFNIINAEIDTWAPRAFFATLTNVNFDPERILEFTNQAAQYKAELKQQTLAAAALNNVELEAAPQVAEFELPADAAEILAFAPHAAVNRGKEQVSEDVIGLRLLCLYGLKGAAAYMEHARVLDQTDAAIHAQFHKIMAWLGTEPTDLNQLLECSMEIGLMNYKVMEMLDLGETATFGHPAPTAVNVKPVKGKCILVSGHDLHDLEKILQQTEGKGINVYTNGEMLPAHGYPELNKYPHLVGNYGSAWQNQQKEFANFPGAIVMTSNCLLNPNVGQYADRLFTRSIVGWPGVSHIEGDDFSAAIEAALAAPGFQHDEIEQMITVGFGRNALMNAAPAVIDQVKQGNIRHFFLVGGCDGDKSERSYYTDFTANAPEDTLILTLACGKFRFNKNQFGDINGIPRLLDVGQCNDAYSAIQLALALAKEFDCDINELPLTLVLSWFEQKAIVILLTLFALGVKGIYTGPTAPAFLTDNLLAIIQEKFDMRAISTVENDLQTILG, from the coding sequence ATGTTCTGTATTCAATGTGAACAGACAATTCAAACCCCAACCATTAAAGGCTGTTCATTCACACAAGGTATGTGTGGAAAAACATCGGAAGTTTCAGATCTACAAGACGTTCTGGTTTACACCCTACAAGGCGTTTCTTACTGGGCTGAGCAAGCTCGCGCATTCAACATTATTAATGCTGAAATCGACACTTGGGCACCACGCGCATTTTTTGCCACATTAACCAATGTTAACTTCGACCCTGAGCGTATTCTTGAATTTACCAATCAAGCAGCGCAATACAAGGCCGAGCTTAAGCAGCAAACCCTTGCAGCAGCAGCTCTCAACAATGTTGAACTTGAAGCTGCACCTCAAGTCGCCGAATTTGAACTACCAGCAGACGCCGCAGAAATCCTCGCTTTTGCCCCTCACGCTGCGGTTAACCGTGGTAAAGAACAAGTAAGTGAAGATGTCATTGGTCTGCGTTTATTGTGCCTTTATGGCTTAAAAGGTGCGGCGGCTTACATGGAGCATGCTCGTGTCCTTGATCAGACTGACGCTGCCATTCATGCCCAGTTCCACAAAATCATGGCATGGTTAGGTACTGAGCCTACCGATCTTAATCAGCTACTTGAGTGTTCGATGGAAATCGGCTTGATGAACTACAAAGTGATGGAGATGCTTGATTTAGGCGAAACCGCGACTTTTGGTCACCCAGCACCAACAGCAGTCAATGTAAAACCAGTCAAAGGCAAATGTATTCTAGTATCAGGTCATGATCTGCATGATCTCGAAAAAATCCTCCAGCAGACCGAGGGCAAAGGCATCAACGTTTACACCAATGGTGAAATGCTGCCAGCACACGGCTACCCAGAACTCAACAAGTACCCTCACCTAGTGGGTAACTATGGTAGCGCTTGGCAAAACCAACAGAAAGAATTTGCCAACTTCCCTGGTGCGATTGTGATGACGTCAAACTGTTTGCTTAACCCAAATGTAGGTCAATATGCTGACCGTCTATTTACGCGTAGCATCGTAGGTTGGCCAGGTGTAAGCCATATTGAAGGTGATGATTTCTCAGCAGCTATTGAAGCGGCACTGGCTGCGCCAGGCTTCCAACACGATGAAATCGAACAAATGATCACGGTTGGATTTGGTCGCAACGCACTCATGAACGCAGCACCGGCGGTAATCGACCAAGTGAAACAAGGTAACATTCGCCACTTCTTCCTCGTTGGCGGCTGTGATGGTGATAAATCAGAACGCAGTTACTACACCGATTTCACCGCCAACGCACCAGAAGATACCCTTATCTTGACTCTTGCATGTGGTAAGTTCCGCTTCAACAAAAACCAATTCGGTGACATCAACGGTATCCCTCGCCTACTCGATGTTGGTCAATGTAATGATGCCTATTCAGCAATCCAACTTGCGCTTGCACTGGCTAAAGAGTTTGACTGTGACATCAATGAGCTGCCACTAACACTGGTTCTATCATGGTTTGAACAAAAAGCGATTGTGATCCTACTGACGCTATTTGCTCTTGGCGTTAAAGGCATTTACACCGGTCCTACCGCGCCTGCGTTCTTGACCGACAACCTATTGGCAATCATTCAAGAAAAATTCGATATGCGTGCAATCAGCACCGTCGAGAATGACCTACAGACCATCCTAGGTTAA
- the norR gene encoding nitric oxide reductase transcriptional regulator NorR: MPSNVEQTLLNIALNLSSNLTSEEQYQHLVEGISQVFPCDAAALFILDQQGFLTPVAVKGVSQSILGRRFFPSAHPRLQQIMQSKTPVRFDANCALPDPFDGVMLTTEQTIDVHDCLGCSLYVEGQLVGVLTMDALTVGAFDQLDPVMVDTFAALTAATLRNIAQFKALKSQNRKHRSVTQTLIQQARTQQGDMVGLSPQFEKLKSNIATVAKSDFAVLVWGETGTGKELVAHNLHAQSHRADKPMIYVNCAALPEGLAESELFGHVKGAFTGANSHRSGKFELADGGTIFLDEIGELPLILQAKLLRVIQQGELQRVGSDQHLTVNVRIIAATNRKLEEEVEQGRFRADLYHRLNVFPIHVPPLRERDGDIAVLSGYLLEKMRSQFNAPNLHVHPKALQVLESQPWHGNVRELEHSLTRAALHAIQNEQTTIQLHHFDDVKNDTDVKNTSQYFPATSQPMRALVELYQKDLIAHALDQSNSTWSQAADFLQMDRGNLYRMGKKLGIK, translated from the coding sequence ATGCCTTCAAACGTTGAACAAACTCTCCTGAATATTGCCCTTAACTTGAGTTCCAATTTAACCAGTGAAGAGCAGTATCAGCACTTAGTCGAAGGCATCAGTCAGGTCTTCCCTTGCGATGCCGCTGCACTGTTTATTCTTGACCAACAAGGCTTTCTTACGCCGGTTGCCGTTAAGGGCGTCTCTCAATCAATACTAGGCCGTCGCTTCTTCCCTAGCGCGCACCCTCGCCTACAGCAAATCATGCAGAGCAAAACTCCGGTTCGTTTTGACGCAAACTGCGCCCTGCCTGACCCATTTGACGGCGTGATGCTAACCACCGAACAGACAATTGATGTACATGACTGTCTCGGTTGCAGCCTCTACGTAGAAGGTCAGCTCGTCGGTGTACTCACCATGGATGCACTGACCGTTGGCGCCTTTGACCAGCTTGACCCTGTAATGGTCGATACTTTTGCGGCACTGACTGCCGCCACACTGCGCAACATTGCTCAATTCAAAGCACTTAAATCACAAAACCGCAAGCACCGCTCTGTGACTCAAACCCTGATCCAACAAGCGAGAACTCAACAAGGCGACATGGTTGGTCTTAGCCCTCAGTTTGAAAAACTGAAAAGCAACATCGCAACCGTCGCAAAGTCCGACTTTGCGGTGTTAGTTTGGGGGGAAACTGGCACTGGCAAAGAGTTAGTGGCGCACAATCTTCATGCACAGTCCCATCGAGCCGATAAACCAATGATCTATGTAAACTGCGCCGCTCTGCCTGAAGGGCTCGCCGAAAGTGAGTTGTTCGGTCATGTTAAAGGCGCATTTACCGGTGCCAATAGTCATCGTTCTGGCAAGTTTGAACTCGCCGATGGTGGCACCATTTTCTTAGATGAGATCGGTGAGTTACCTTTGATTTTGCAAGCTAAACTGCTGCGCGTGATCCAACAAGGTGAGTTACAACGGGTGGGCAGCGATCAACATCTAACCGTGAATGTGCGTATCATCGCCGCGACCAACCGCAAACTTGAAGAAGAAGTCGAACAAGGACGCTTTCGAGCCGACCTGTACCATCGTCTCAATGTTTTTCCGATCCATGTTCCGCCACTGCGCGAACGTGATGGCGACATTGCAGTGCTGTCTGGTTATCTGCTCGAGAAAATGCGTAGCCAATTCAATGCCCCAAACTTACATGTGCACCCTAAGGCGTTACAAGTACTGGAGTCTCAACCTTGGCACGGCAACGTTCGTGAACTAGAACATAGCTTAACTCGTGCAGCTTTACACGCGATCCAAAACGAGCAAACAACGATTCAATTACACCACTTTGACGATGTGAAAAACGATACTGATGTAAAAAACACATCACAGTACTTCCCTGCCACCAGCCAACCGATGCGCGCGCTGGTCGAACTTTATCAAAAAGATTTGATTGCTCATGCTTTAGACCAATCGAACAGTACTTGGTCGCAAGCAGCGGACTTTCTCCAAATGGACCGCGGTAACCTCTATCGTATGGGCAAAAAGCTCGGTATCAAATAA
- a CDS encoding hybrid-cluster NAD(P)-dependent oxidoreductase, whose amino-acid sequence MPANTLVANPPRYPATLRCIEKWFETDDCVSLLLAGADDHQFDFKPGQFVTLGVNIGDSTEYRAYSISSLPGQSWLQLTVKRVEGGKVSNYIVDQLAVGEQVECLAPAGEFNNIDCPPISVEGKRKALLISAGCGITPVFAMAQAWLAEENSGSETDITFLHIARNIEQTIYFNKLKALAANHANFNLQLLLKEAQESDYPQGRLSAEWLETLVADFKQRSVYLCGPNQFMLDTASYLEQLGYEMNHFHQESFTPTATESNQAHNANNEVDGNNDVNIELPSLGQSLQASRGTLLADALEQGGVPIIIACRSGICGSCKCKVKVGQVESSSHSPLTEEEIAQGYVLACSSTLNDDVTIEL is encoded by the coding sequence ATGCCAGCCAATACTCTTGTTGCTAACCCACCACGCTATCCTGCTACCTTACGCTGCATTGAAAAATGGTTCGAAACTGATGATTGTGTTTCACTATTACTCGCCGGTGCAGACGACCACCAATTTGATTTTAAACCCGGTCAATTTGTGACTTTGGGCGTCAATATTGGCGATTCGACCGAGTACCGAGCTTATTCCATTAGCTCCTTACCGGGACAGTCATGGTTACAACTTACGGTAAAGCGAGTCGAAGGTGGCAAGGTATCCAATTATATCGTTGACCAACTCGCGGTTGGCGAGCAAGTTGAGTGCTTAGCGCCTGCAGGAGAGTTTAACAATATTGACTGCCCGCCTATCAGCGTAGAGGGCAAGCGTAAAGCACTGCTTATCAGTGCAGGCTGCGGAATTACGCCAGTATTCGCCATGGCGCAAGCGTGGCTAGCAGAGGAGAATAGTGGCAGTGAGACAGATATTACTTTTCTCCATATCGCGCGCAATATCGAACAAACCATTTACTTCAATAAGCTTAAAGCTCTTGCAGCAAACCACGCCAATTTTAATTTACAGCTGCTGTTAAAAGAGGCTCAAGAGAGTGATTATCCACAAGGGCGCCTGTCGGCTGAATGGCTTGAAACTTTGGTTGCAGACTTTAAACAGCGCAGTGTTTATCTTTGCGGACCAAACCAGTTCATGCTTGATACGGCGAGTTATCTTGAGCAACTCGGATATGAAATGAACCATTTCCATCAAGAAAGCTTCACTCCGACAGCGACTGAATCTAATCAAGCTCACAACGCGAACAATGAAGTTGATGGTAACAATGATGTCAATATTGAACTTCCATCATTGGGACAAAGCCTACAAGCAAGCCGAGGCACGTTGTTAGCCGATGCACTAGAGCAAGGTGGTGTGCCAATCATTATTGCTTGCCGCAGTGGCATCTGTGGCTCTTGCAAATGTAAGGTGAAAGTGGGTCAGGTAGAGAGCAGTAGCCACTCTCCATTAACCGAAGAGGAA
- a CDS encoding COG3014 family protein → MNKAIRLVVLTISALQLTACANFSAGNLFSHYSAQNQEVYQAVKRGDYSAAEQALPDGIAGDILDNFERGRVYLLNNNDQQSLSSLELSDQAVRKEQDKATVSITDTATSIGALAVNDNLNIYYPADYELGFLHLYLGLNYVKENKLDDALVEMRRANQVQEQARAERERQLEAAQSEMESQGLTPNIGSVLAQYPDAGKKLQAVQNAYLMYLSALLYEADGDLNSAYVDYRRALAVMPDNRAVIDSTMRAARRLGMSDDLRMLEKRYGKAQANQSGKARVIILQEQDTVEAMQGWKLSLPLYDSRGNGALYSLALPYYPSANLATFSPLRLNQQSVPNELLADVNLMAQQDLSERMPNIIIRQALRVVAKDQVRKEAARGDDVGNLIFNVWNTLTEQPDTRSWQTLPAAVYASSVMVDEGQQRLDIGGQSYQFNLAEGNTALVWLSRQGNNATVWHKQLGRL, encoded by the coding sequence TTGAACAAAGCTATTCGACTCGTCGTGCTAACGATTAGCGCTTTACAATTAACTGCGTGTGCAAACTTTTCGGCTGGCAATTTATTTAGTCACTATAGCGCGCAGAACCAAGAAGTTTATCAAGCAGTCAAGCGCGGTGATTATTCAGCGGCAGAGCAAGCATTGCCAGACGGAATTGCTGGGGACATTCTTGATAATTTTGAACGTGGACGCGTCTATCTGCTCAATAATAACGATCAGCAGAGTTTGAGTTCGTTAGAACTGAGTGACCAAGCGGTACGTAAAGAGCAAGATAAGGCGACCGTTTCAATCACGGATACCGCGACGAGCATTGGTGCACTAGCGGTCAATGATAACTTAAATATCTATTATCCCGCCGATTATGAGCTCGGATTCCTCCATCTATACTTAGGATTAAATTACGTCAAAGAAAATAAGCTAGATGATGCGTTAGTGGAAATGCGCCGAGCTAACCAAGTGCAAGAGCAGGCAAGGGCAGAGCGAGAAAGACAACTTGAAGCAGCGCAATCTGAAATGGAATCGCAAGGCTTAACACCTAACATTGGCAGCGTATTAGCGCAATATCCTGATGCGGGAAAAAAACTGCAAGCAGTACAAAATGCCTATTTGATGTATTTATCAGCGTTGTTATATGAAGCGGATGGTGACTTGAACAGCGCGTATGTTGACTACCGACGAGCGTTGGCAGTGATGCCAGATAACCGCGCCGTTATTGACAGTACTATGCGTGCAGCCCGTCGTTTAGGAATGAGTGACGATTTGCGCATGCTGGAAAAACGTTATGGTAAGGCACAAGCGAATCAATCCGGCAAAGCACGTGTGATTATTTTGCAAGAGCAGGATACGGTCGAAGCGATGCAGGGGTGGAAGTTATCTTTACCTCTTTATGACAGTCGTGGCAATGGGGCGTTGTACTCTTTAGCGTTACCTTATTATCCATCAGCGAACTTAGCGACTTTTTCGCCGCTTAGGTTAAATCAGCAATCAGTGCCAAATGAACTACTGGCCGATGTTAATCTTATGGCACAGCAAGATTTGTCTGAACGGATGCCGAACATCATTATTCGCCAAGCTCTGCGTGTCGTGGCAAAAGATCAGGTGCGCAAAGAAGCTGCTCGTGGCGATGATGTTGGTAACTTAATTTTTAATGTCTGGAACACGCTGACAGAGCAACCAGACACACGTAGCTGGCAAACATTACCTGCCGCTGTCTATGCGAGTAGCGTAATGGTTGATGAAGGTCAGCAACGTTTGGATATTGGGGGACAGTCTTACCAGTTTAACCTTGCGGAAGGTAACACCGCTCTGGTTTGGCTATCTCGTCAAGGAAACAATGCTACAGTGTGGCATAAGCAACTAGGAAGATTGTAA
- a CDS encoding methyl-accepting chemotaxis protein translates to MKGSVIRRMYAGFALIIFMFAVSTIMALRGMEQIHVNFASVTNTSLPLVSLSNRTNVALLSADKLFKDYLTTQSFERMDTIRAQFEEAKTYYDDSLKELEAASANDPELIARVEEVKQIELRYFAAADSAMDNYRNMFAAQEQVQLSTRQFQRLHSELSAGMKEYVEKQDNIVVKVMSRSYFEKLKDAEVITSDALASSDTEAVAKAVAKNKKAVTHLNYAYSGLTTQMPSLKDEFDASVAQFSIDIGQKGGVLDQHNNYLTERKALYENIANLTKEVDTSRSLLNSFSETAQASLNQSLSEAGSVYDSGLVRSIFMCIVIVALAAGIGYHIAHSVRNPLTRILKTLEALSDGDMTQRIDIRYNNEFSRVSGHINTLADNLHDILVKLNQASDNLTHTANTNQQTLSSAQSQLNQQRQQTSSVATAMNQMRQSVEEVAQSAQGSLQMVEQVEVASEQGRQIMSTNITTINQLEMRLTESVDAVKELQTMSSQIGTILDVIRNIAEQTNLLALNAAIEAARAGEQGRGFAVVADEVRVLAQRTTESTSEIEKMIAALQSSSSSANNVIQSCMNDMTLTVDQASDANSAMEEIQSLIIQITEMSGHISSACTEQNSTTAAIAQSVEEINEIADSSYRAMADIAETSNDLTNLANQQGNLVHRFRL, encoded by the coding sequence ATGAAGGGCTCAGTGATCAGGCGCATGTACGCTGGCTTTGCATTGATCATATTCATGTTTGCTGTCTCAACGATAATGGCGTTGCGCGGCATGGAACAAATACACGTGAATTTTGCAAGCGTGACCAACACGTCGCTGCCGTTGGTGTCTCTATCAAACCGTACAAACGTGGCTTTGCTGTCTGCCGATAAACTGTTTAAAGATTATCTTACTACTCAAAGTTTTGAGCGCATGGATACCATCCGAGCCCAATTCGAAGAGGCAAAGACTTACTATGATGACAGTTTGAAAGAGCTTGAAGCTGCCAGTGCGAATGACCCTGAATTGATCGCTCGCGTTGAAGAAGTAAAGCAAATTGAGCTGCGTTACTTTGCAGCTGCAGATTCAGCGATGGATAACTATCGCAATATGTTTGCCGCACAAGAGCAAGTTCAACTCTCGACACGCCAATTCCAACGTCTGCACTCTGAACTGAGTGCGGGAATGAAAGAGTACGTTGAAAAACAAGACAATATTGTCGTCAAAGTAATGTCGCGCAGTTACTTTGAAAAGCTTAAAGATGCTGAGGTGATTACGTCTGATGCTTTAGCCAGCAGTGATACTGAAGCGGTTGCCAAAGCGGTGGCGAAAAACAAAAAAGCCGTTACTCACCTTAACTACGCGTACAGTGGTTTAACCACGCAAATGCCGTCATTGAAAGATGAATTTGATGCCTCTGTTGCCCAATTCTCAATCGATATTGGTCAGAAAGGTGGTGTTCTCGATCAACACAACAATTATCTCACTGAACGTAAAGCGTTGTATGAAAACATTGCCAACTTAACCAAGGAAGTTGACACCTCACGCTCACTACTTAATTCGTTTAGTGAAACAGCTCAAGCAAGTCTCAATCAGTCACTTAGTGAAGCTGGCAGTGTGTATGATTCTGGGCTAGTTCGTTCGATTTTCATGTGTATTGTGATTGTTGCCCTAGCGGCAGGTATTGGCTATCACATTGCCCACAGCGTACGTAATCCGTTGACTCGTATTCTAAAGACGCTGGAAGCGCTAAGCGATGGTGATATGACTCAGCGTATCGACATTCGTTACAACAACGAATTTAGTCGTGTTAGTGGACACATCAATACCTTGGCCGATAACCTGCATGATATTCTGGTCAAACTAAACCAAGCCTCTGATAACCTGACTCACACAGCCAACACTAACCAACAGACCTTGTCGAGCGCACAAAGTCAGTTAAACCAGCAGCGTCAGCAAACCTCTAGTGTGGCAACTGCGATGAACCAGATGCGTCAATCGGTCGAAGAAGTAGCACAAAGCGCGCAAGGCTCTTTGCAGATGGTTGAACAGGTCGAGGTAGCCTCTGAGCAAGGTCGCCAGATCATGAGTACCAATATCACTACCATCAATCAGCTTGAAATGCGCCTGACTGAATCCGTTGACGCGGTGAAAGAGCTACAAACCATGAGCAGTCAGATCGGCACCATCTTAGATGTGATTCGTAATATTGCTGAACAAACCAACTTACTCGCACTTAACGCTGCGATTGAAGCGGCCCGAGCTGGGGAGCAAGGACGAGGCTTTGCGGTAGTAGCCGACGAAGTACGAGTACTTGCCCAACGTACCACCGAATCAACCTCTGAAATCGAGAAAATGATTGCCGCGCTACAAAGCAGCTCTAGCTCTGCCAACAATGTCATCCAAAGCTGTATGAACGACATGACGTTAACGGTTGACCAGGCGTCTGATGCCAACAGTGCGATGGAAGAGATTCAATCACTGATTATTCAAATCACTGAGATGAGTGGGCATATTTCCAGTGCTTGTACTGAGCAAAACAGTACTACCGCGGCCATTGCGCAAAGTGTGGAAGAAATCAATGAGATTGCTGATTCGAGTTATCGAGCCATGGCAGATATCGCGGAAACCAGTAACGACCTCACCAATTTAGCCAATCAACAAGGCAATTTAGTCCATCGGTTTAGGCTATAA
- the lpoB gene encoding penicillin-binding protein activator LpoB — MNKSVIALLGLAVVLGGCSNQVSYGDAQAVETTTIDFGSTDLQTIAGEMVDSMLQSGSVAAITRDSRPIVFVERVKNKTSEHIDTESITDTISTKMLNSGKFRFVDMGRVEAVRDQLNFQNNDELVNQSNAIQFGKMVGAQYMLYGNLSSIAKSAGSDKDVYYKMTMRLMDLETGLIEWADETEIRKQESKSFLGL, encoded by the coding sequence ATGAATAAAAGTGTTATTGCACTGCTTGGTCTTGCTGTTGTTTTGGGTGGTTGTTCTAACCAAGTTAGCTATGGTGATGCACAAGCTGTGGAAACCACGACAATTGATTTCGGCTCTACCGATCTCCAAACAATCGCTGGTGAAATGGTTGATAGCATGTTGCAATCTGGCTCGGTAGCGGCGATTACACGTGACTCTCGTCCGATCGTTTTTGTTGAGCGAGTGAAGAACAAAACCAGTGAACATATTGATACAGAGTCGATTACTGACACGATTAGTACCAAGATGCTGAATTCTGGTAAGTTCCGTTTCGTCGATATGGGGCGTGTAGAAGCGGTGCGTGATCAACTTAACTTCCAGAACAATGACGAGTTAGTCAATCAAAGCAACGCAATTCAATTCGGTAAAATGGTCGGTGCTCAGTACATGCTGTACGGTAACCTATCAAGCATCGCGAAAAGTGCAGGTAGCGACAAAGACGTTTACTACAAAATGACGATGCGTTTGATGGATCTGGAAACGGGTCTAATTGAATGGGCTGATGAAACTGAGATTCGTAAACAAGAATCTAAGAGCTTCCTTGGCCTATAA
- the hinT gene encoding purine nucleoside phosphoramidase → MAEETIFSKIIRKEIPADVVYQDDLVTAFRDINPRAPKHILIIPNKLIPTVNDVEADDELAMGRMFTVAKKIAQEEGIAENGYRLIVNCNAHGGQEVYHIHMHLVGGAPLGPLLMN, encoded by the coding sequence ATGGCTGAAGAGACTATTTTTAGTAAAATTATTCGTAAAGAAATCCCAGCAGATGTTGTTTATCAAGATGACCTAGTCACTGCATTTCGTGATATCAACCCTCGTGCTCCAAAACATATCCTAATCATCCCAAATAAATTAATCCCGACAGTGAATGACGTCGAAGCGGATGATGAATTGGCTATGGGTCGAATGTTTACGGTGGCAAAGAAAATTGCTCAAGAAGAAGGTATCGCTGAAAATGGTTACCGTTTGATCGTGAACTGTAACGCCCACGGCGGTCAAGAAGTGTACCATATTCATATGCATTTAGTCGGCGGTGCGCCATTAGGCCCATTGCTAATGAACTAA
- a CDS encoding DUF1887 family protein gives MAIHVGIIDQDPIRLVTPLLDNRTLSQHIVFIGIDAQKEMYERLHSVLAKRQITSEFFEIPNVANTSRIKQAVIQLADELKSRGGAIKLNASCGLRHRLLSVYEVFRSYHWPIFVVEPNSDRLCWLYPEGREDTQVEDLITIDDYLTIFGARGEFAEHNIPPQLDKKLYELGERWASNALELGPGLATLNYLATTCRKEQRLDVELSEKQQGYRELNMLLSDLVEAQIATYENGILTFASEEARRFSNGEWLETLVHSTVRQIQQDMPTIQDHSLNVQVYRQLGEREVRNELDVASVVNNKLHIIECKTKGMRDDGDDTLYKLESLRDLLGGLQARAMLVSFRPLRYNDITRAEDLGLALIGPDELKDLKTHLAQWFDEAGGSEDCSDC, from the coding sequence ATGGCAATTCATGTTGGCATAATTGACCAAGATCCAATTCGTTTGGTCACACCATTATTAGATAATAGAACCCTCAGTCAGCACATTGTGTTCATTGGGATAGATGCGCAAAAAGAGATGTATGAGCGCCTACACAGCGTGTTGGCAAAACGCCAAATCACCTCAGAATTTTTTGAAATACCTAACGTCGCTAATACGTCACGAATCAAACAAGCCGTCATTCAATTGGCTGATGAATTAAAATCCAGAGGCGGTGCGATAAAACTCAATGCAAGCTGTGGTTTACGTCATCGTTTGTTATCGGTCTACGAAGTTTTCCGTAGCTATCATTGGCCTATCTTTGTTGTGGAACCAAACAGTGATCGCCTGTGCTGGCTCTACCCCGAAGGTCGTGAAGATACGCAAGTAGAAGACTTAATCACCATTGACGATTATCTGACCATCTTCGGTGCTCGCGGTGAGTTTGCCGAGCATAATATCCCTCCTCAGCTTGATAAAAAGCTCTATGAACTTGGTGAACGTTGGGCAAGCAATGCCCTAGAGTTAGGCCCTGGTCTCGCTACCCTCAACTACCTTGCAACCACCTGCCGTAAAGAACAACGTTTGGATGTTGAACTGTCTGAAAAGCAGCAAGGCTATCGTGAACTCAACATGCTTCTCTCTGATCTCGTCGAAGCGCAAATCGCAACCTACGAGAACGGTATTTTGACTTTTGCGAGTGAGGAAGCACGTCGCTTCTCCAATGGTGAGTGGCTTGAAACTTTAGTCCACAGTACCGTACGTCAAATTCAACAAGATATGCCGACCATTCAAGACCACTCGCTGAATGTTCAGGTTTACCGCCAGCTAGGTGAACGTGAAGTACGTAATGAACTGGACGTGGCGTCTGTGGTCAATAACAAGCTGCACATCATCGAATGTAAAACCAAAGGCATGCGTGATGACGGGGATGATACGCTTTACAAGCTAGAATCACTGCGTGACCTATTAGGTGGCCTGCAAGCTCGCGCAATGTTAGTCAGCTTCCGCCCGCTACGTTATAACGACATCACCCGCGCAGAAGATCTTGGTCTGGCACTGATTGGTCCTGACGAGCTTAAAGATCTGAAAACTCATCTTGCCCAATGGTTTGATGAAGCTGGCGGCTCAGAGGATTGCTCTGACTGCTAA
- a CDS encoding YcfL family protein, with the protein MKKFVLVILSILAIAGCSTNTSGLRIDGDTQKVLFANDSMSRSLTINDITTTSVDGHTQGIVSLSSNISSDLDLLYRFYWYDGQGLEVTKPGNWRRLIVRGEETLSISEVSVNPNATQFRVQIRNNND; encoded by the coding sequence ATGAAGAAATTCGTTTTAGTGATCTTATCAATTTTAGCGATTGCAGGGTGTTCAACCAACACGTCTGGGCTAAGAATTGATGGTGATACTCAAAAGGTACTGTTTGCTAATGACTCAATGTCACGCAGTTTGACCATTAATGATATTACAACCACATCGGTTGATGGGCATACGCAAGGTATTGTTAGCTTAAGCAGTAATATCAGCTCAGATTTAGACTTGTTGTACCGCTTCTATTGGTACGATGGTCAAGGTCTTGAAGTGACTAAGCCTGGTAACTGGCGACGTCTTATCGTTCGTGGTGAAGAGACCCTGTCTATTTCCGAGGTATCGGTCAATCCAAATGCGACTCAATTTAGAGTGCAAATTCGAAATAACAACGATTAA